Part of the Pseudomonas bubulae genome, AGCGGAGCGGTATCGAGCTGGATCGGCTGCGCTGCATGAGTTTCGCCGGCTGGGTGCCTTGGCTACTGGACAGCCTTGATGATCAGATTCCAGCCGCATTGGAAACCTATGCGTTCCAGCTCTCGGTACTGCTGCCGAGACTCCGCCGTAAGACGCGATCCATCACGAGCTGGCGTGCCTGGCTGCCCACCCAACCGATACACCGCGCCTGTCCGCTCTGCCTGAACGATCCGGAGAACCAAGCCGTACTGCTCGCGTGGAAGCTGCCCCTGATGCTGAGCTGCCCACTGCATGGCTGCTGGCTGGAATCCTATTGGGGCGTGCCAGGGCGGTTTCTCGGCTGGGAGAACGCCGACGCCGAACCGCGCACTGCCAGCGACGCGATTGCGGCGATGGACCAGCGTACCTGGCAGGCACTGACGACCGGCCACGTGGAGTTGCCGCGCCGACGCATCCACGCCGGATTGTGGTTTAGGCTGCTACGCACGCTGCTCGATGAGCTGAACACCCCGCTTTCGACGTGCGGCACCTACGCGGGGTATCTCCGCCAAATCTGGGAATGCTGCGGGCATCCGCTGCGTGCTGGGCAAAGTCTGTGGCGACCGTATGAAACCCTGAACCCGGCAGTACGGTTGCAGATGCTGGAGGCGGCGGCAACGGCAATCAGCTTGATTGAGGTGAGGGATATAAGCCCGCCAGGCGAGCACGCAAAGCTATTCTGGTCCGAGCCCCAAACCGGGTTCACCAGTGGCCTGCCGGCGAAAGCGCCGAAGCCCGAACCCGTCGATCACTGGCAGCGTGCAATCCAGGCCATTGATGAGGCCATCATTGAAGCACGACACAACCCCGAGACGGCACGCTCGCTGTTCGCGTTGGCTTCCTATGGTCGGCGCGACCCCGCTTCCTTGGAACAGTTGCGCGCCACCTTCGCGAAGGAAGGCATCCCCCCGGAAT contains:
- a CDS encoding TniQ family protein, which translates into the protein MKPAPRWPLHPAPREAEALSSWLNRVALCYHMEVSELLEHDLGHGQVDDLDTAPPLALLAMLSQRSGIELDRLRCMSFAGWVPWLLDSLDDQIPAALETYAFQLSVLLPRLRRKTRSITSWRAWLPTQPIHRACPLCLNDPENQAVLLAWKLPLMLSCPLHGCWLESYWGVPGRFLGWENADAEPRTASDAIAAMDQRTWQALTTGHVELPRRRIHAGLWFRLLRTLLDELNTPLSTCGTYAGYLRQIWECCGHPLRAGQSLWRPYETLNPAVRLQMLEAAATAISLIEVRDISPPGEHAKLFWSEPQTGFTSGLPAKAPKPEPVDHWQRAIQAIDEAIIEARHNPETARSLFALASYGRRDPASLEQLRATFAKEGIPPEFLSHYEPSLPFACLRQNDGLSDKF